GTGGCATATTTGCCCTTTGGTTAAGAGGTTTACCTTTTAGTATTTCGGCTGGTGTAGGCTTTATTGCTCTGTTCGGTGTGGCTGTTTTAAATGGAATCGTATTAATAACAGAGTTTAATCAACTTAAAAAACAAGGAATGAATGATGTAAAGCAAAGAATTCTCGCAGGTACTGCTATAAGATTAAGACCGGTTTTAATGACTGCTACCGTTGCATCATTAGGATTTTTACCTATGGCATTGGCAACCGGAGCAGGAGGAGAAGTACAAAAACCACTAGCAACAGTTGTTATAGGTGGTTTGTTCACCGCAACTTTTCTTACATTGGTACTATTGCCGGTACTTTACTCTTACGTGGAAAATATAAAACCTTCCCGACGTAAAATTAAAAAAACAAAAATTGCAGGAACAACAACGATCATTCTTTTGTTTTTACTTTCAGGTTTTAGTAATGGAGTTAAAGGTCAAATTACGACAAATTCCTCTTCATCTTTAGGAACGATAGATTTGAATTCAGCAATTTCTGCTTCTCTGGAGTCCAATCCAAACACAAGGGTTGCAAAATTAGGAGAGGAATATCAGTCTGCATTAAAAGGTTCTGTGAGAGATTACGGAAAAACAAATATCAATCTCACTTTTGGACAATATAATAGTCTTATTGCTTATGATAACAATATTACCATAAGCCAAAATATTCCGAATCCGGTTTATTTGAAAAGACTAACAGAACTGGCAGACGCTAACATAAACGCGTCCAAAATGCAGGCAGGAATTTATAAAAATCAGATCACTTATCAGGTGAAAAGTATTTATTATAGTTTACTCTACAGAAAAGAACAAAGAACATTAAATGAGGAATTAATCGCGCTTTATGAGAAAATACTTCGTGCCGCAGACATAAGATTTCAGACTGGTGAAACAAATATTTTGGAAAAATACAACGCCAATACCAGATTGCAGGAAGCGATTTCTCAAAAATTGCAGACTGATGAATATATAAAAATTCATCTGGAGCAACTGAAACGGTATACCGGAAATCAAACCATTGAAGATATCGCAGATAATACGCTTACTGAAAAATTTTTAGATGTATCACCACTAAGTGCAATTTTTAATAACAATCCGGAATTACTTGCTTTGAAAAGCCAGATAGAGGTCGCCAAAGAAGAAATAAGAGTCGAAAAAAGCAGGTTACTTCCCGATTTTAGCGTGGGTTATTTTAATCAGTCACTAGTGGGTAACTTCGAAAAAAATGGAGTTTCAAAGTTTTACGGAGTAGGTGAAAGATTTCAGGGTGTAGAATTGGGCATAAGCATACCTATTTTTGCAAAGGCACAGAAAGCAAAAATAAAAGCCGCTCAAATTCATCAGGAGTTGCAGGAAGCACAGGTAGATGCATTTTCATTCAGTCTTTCCCAACGGGGTGCAACATTGCTTTCTGATCTGAAACGATTGCAAATACAGATCAATTTTTACAGAGAAACTGCGTTACCGCAGGCAAAATTACTGATCTCTAAATCACAGCGCGCCTTTGAGGTTGGTGAAATGGATTATTACCAGGTAAGTCAATCTATAAATAATGCCGTGGAAGTCCAAAAGCAATACATCGAAAGTTTAAATCAATATAATCAAACAGCCATAGAACTGGAATTAATTTCTGGTTTATAATAAATAATTAAAGGTCCAATATCATGAACAAATCAAAATACATATATATCCTCGTTTTAGGTTTTTTATTATCAGCCTGTAACTCTGATAAAAAGGAAGAAACAGCAGTCACAGCAAATATAGAAGTTCCGCACGATGCAAATAGCGTAGAATTTAGTGAAGCACAGTATAAAAGCGTCGGTATGGAACTGGGAAATATAACCAATACTAATCTGTCCAATTACATAAAAGCCTCTGGTGCCATTGAAGTTCCACCGCAAAATCTGACCAGTATCACCTCTTCTTTTGGAGGTCATGTAAAATCCATGAACGTAATCGAAGGAAAATATATTGGAAAAGGAACCGTGGTGGCAACGATAGAAAATCCTGAATTTCTACAGATACAGCAGGATTACATGGAAAGCAATAGTCAGATGTCTTATTTAAGACAGGATCTTACACGCCAAAAAGAACTGGTAAAAGAAAATATTGCAGCCAGAAAATCTTTACAGCGGGCGCAAAGTGAGTATAATAGTATGTCTGCACGAGTTGCCGGATTACGGGCAAGACTTCAGGTTGCGAACATCAATCCTGCTTCTGTTGCAAGAGGTAACATATCTTCGCGCGCCAACATTTATGCACCACAAAGCGGATACGTAACAAAAGTATATACCAATATTGGAAAATATGTTGGAACTAATGAGGTTGTCGCAGATATTGCAAATACAGGTAATATGATGGTAAAAGTGCAGGTTTTTGAAAAAGATGTTGCAAAAATAAAAGTTGGTCAAATTATTCGATTTCAGGCTACTGGTGACGCCGAGGAAAAAACTGCTAAAGTTTATCTGATAGGGAAAGATATACACGGAGACAGAACTGTAGATGTTTTGGCAAGAATTCAGAATGTATCTCAAAATCTGTTGCCGGGAATGTTTGTAAATGCTATCATAGAACTTGGATCTGTGGAAACACCAGCATTGCCAGATGCGGCAATTGTAGGTTCCGGAGGTAAGAATTTTATTTTTATTTTAGAAAAAACTTTAGAAAAAACTAAAGATAAAGATGGGAAGGAAAAAGAAAAACAATATATCTTTAGGAAGGTAGAAGTGCAAACCGGTGTAAGCGAAAATGGTTTTACTGCGGTTACTTTGCCTGCAAAATTTAATGAATCCGATAAAGTAGTTTTAAAAGGGGCATATGACCTGCTTTCTAAAATGAATAATATGGAGGAAGAGGAGTAATCTTGGGATAATTTTAAAACCTTAAAACCTAGTTACAAACCATTTGTTTCCATAAAAAGTTGCCAAAACTAGCATCAAAATATTTTTATGATTTCAATTTATTTATACGCCTTAATTCCAGTTGTTTCCATTTTATTGGGCGGGATTACCGGATTATTTAAAAAACCAAACGCGGGTTTTCGGAGTTCTGTGTTGCATTTTGCGGGCGGAGTGGTTTTTTCAGTTGTTGCAGTGGAACTTCTGCCGGATATTATTAAAAATCACAGGCCTATTGAAGTGGGAATTGGTTTCGGACTGGGCATCGCGACGATGTTGGCTGTAAAATATTTTTCAGAAAAATTTCAAAAAAACGCTGAAAAATCGGCAGTAAAAAATTCTTTGCCGATGGGACTTCTGGTGGCATTGGCCATCGATTTACTAATAGATGGCGTGCTTCTCGGCGTTGGTTTTGCGGCTGGAAGCACCGAAGGAATTCTGCTTTCCATCGCTTTGGCTCTCGAAATTTTTTCTCTGGGATTAGCAGTAGTTTTGGCTTGTATGGATTTAAATTTTTCAAAACAAAAAAGCCTGACTATTTTATTAGTTTTGGGTGCCTGCTTCTTTGTCGGAGCCGTTTTAGGAATTACATTATTAGCAGGATTATCACAGGAATGGCTGGAATTGGTGCTGTCTTTCGGTCTCGCTGCTTTATTATTTTTGGTAACTGAAGAATTATTGAAAGAAGCGCACGAAGAAAAAGAAACACTTTTGCAGACGAGTATGTTTTTTGTAGGATTTTTAATATTTCTACTGGTAGGAATGGTAGTTTAAATTAATTAAGATTAAAAAAATAAGCATAATCGTAAAGTTCAAAAAATGAATTTTAATTTAAAATTTTTAGGTTCAAAAATTAAACTTGATAAATTATTATAATAAGATACAAACGATATATTCAAAAATTAAAATATAAAAAATGGCAAAAAAGAAATTAAACTTAAGGGATATTGGAACGGAAAAACATGCCGGAGAGCATTCCCACGATGCTGGACATAATCACGATAATACGGACAAAACAACGTTACAAATGTTTTTGCCCGCCATTATATCATTCACATTATTAATAATTGCTATTGCTTTAGATAATTGGATTACCCAAAATTGGTTTAATGGATGGGTAAGGATTGCCTGGTATGTTGCAGCGTATATTCCCGTGGGATTACCAGTTTTAAGAGATGCGTTTGATAGTATAAGAAAAAGTGATTTCTTTTCAGAATTTCTTTTAATGAGCATCGCTACAATTGGTGCATTCGCAATTGGAGAATATCCGGAAGGTGTAGCGGTAATGCTTTTCTACGCTGTTGGTGAAGTTTTTCAAACCCTTGCAGTACAGAGAGCAAAATCCGATATCAAAACCTTATTAGACCAAAGACCAGATGAAGTTACCGTTTTAAAAGATAACCAAGCAACAACTGTGAAGGCAGAATCTGTAGAAATCGGAGATATTATCCAACTAAAATCTGGCGAAAAATTAGGTTTAGATGGAGAATTGATTTCAGAAAAAGGTTCATTTAATACAGCGGCGCTCACAGGAGAAAGCAAACCAGATTCTAAAACTAAAGGTGAAACTGTTTTAGCAGGAATGATAAATCTGAACACCGTAGTAGAAGTGAAAGTAACTACCGCATATAAGGATAGTAAACTTTCTAAAATATTAGAATTGGTACAAAATGCAACTTCACAGAAAGCACCCACAGAATTATTTATAAGAAAATTTGCAAAAATCTACACACCAATCGTCGTACTATTGGCTGTTCTCATTACCATAGTTCCAATGTTTTTCGTACAGGATTATACTTTCAGCAAATGGCTTTATAGAGCACTGGTTTTCTTGGTAATAAGTTGTCCTTGTGCATTGGTAATTAGTATTCCACTAGGATATTTCGGAGGAATTGGCGCTGCAAGTAAAAACGGTATTTTGTTTAAAGGCAGCAACTTTTTAGACGTTATTGCTACTATAAAGAATGTTGTGATGGATAAAACAGGCACAATGACGGAAGGTGTTTTCAAAGTTCAGGAAGTTATTATTCATCCAGATTTTGATGAAAAAACAATTTTGGCGATGGTCAACAAATTGGAAAGTCAAAGTACACATCCGGTAGCAACTGCGATTCATAATTTTGTTGGAGAATTGGATTCAAAAATAGCATTTGAGAATGTAGAAGAAATTTCAGGTCACGGTTTAAAAGCAAACGTAAACGGAAAAGAATTATTAGTCGGTAATTTCAAATTATTAGACAAATTTTCTATTAAATATGATTTAGACCCAAGTTCAATTGTTTATACTACCATCGCAATTGCTTATGATAATAAATTTGCCGGCTATTTGACCATCGCAGATTCGATAAAAGAAGATGCGCAAGAGGCGGTTACTAAACTGCATAATCTTAATGTGAAAGTCACGATGTTAAGCGGTGACAAAACCAACGTGGTAGAACTTGTTGCAAAAGAATTAGGGATTGATACGGCTTTCGGAGATCTACTGCCCGAAGATAAGGTAGAAAAATTGAAAGCAATTAAAAGCAAAGGCGAGAGTGTAGCATTTGTGGGCGATGGCGTAAATGACGCTCCGGTCGTCGCACTTTCAGACGTAGGAATTGCAATGGGTGGATTGGGAAGCGATGCTACTATTGAAACCGCGGACGTTGTAATTCAGGATGATAAGCCGAGTAAAATTGCAATGGCCATAAATATTGGAAAGCAGACAAAAAAAATCGTTTGGCAAAATATCATTCTGGCATTTGCCGTGAAAGCCGTTGTTTTAGTTTTAGGAGCAGGAGGTTTGGCAACAATGTGGGAAGCGGTTTTTGCGGATGTTGGTGTGGCCCTTTTGGCTATTTTGAATGCGGTGAGAATTCAGAAGATGAAATTTTAATTAGTTTTTGTTATTGGTAGTGTTTCACTAACTGTGTAAGTTGAAAAGTTATTCTGAAAAATTTTGAGCCTTCAAAAGCTCAAAACTTTTTCGGAAATAACTTTTTACTATTTTTAAACTTTATACAGTTATGATCGACAAAGAAGAATTATTAAACAACAAGGATTTCTACAAATCCTTCAAGAGTGGAGAAGATTTAACCTCTTTCTTCAAAACAATGCACAAACGAGCCGTAGAACATATGCTCGAAGCCGAATTAGATGACCATCTGGATACCGAGAAACATCAAAAAACAAAAGACGGAAATTATCGCAATGGCCATCAAACCAAGAAGATAAAAACCTCTTTTGGCGAAGATGAAATTAAAGTTCCGCGGGATAGGGAAAGTACTTTTGAGCCAGCCTTAGTTCCCAAAAGGCATAATATTATTGAAGGTTTGGAAAATGTTATCATCTCATTTTATGCCAAAGGAATGAGTGTAAGTGATATTGAAGATCAGATCAAGGAAATGTATGATTTTGATGTTTCAACATCCACAATATCCAGGATTACCAATGCGGTTTCCAGTGAGATTGTCGCTTGGCAAAATCGGCCACTAGAGGATTTATACCTCATTGTTTGGATGGATGGAATTGTTTTTAAAGTCCGTGAGAACTCAAAAGTTATCAACAAAACCATTTATCTTGCCGTTGGTTTAAGACGGGATGGAAGAAAAGAAGTTCTGGGAATGTGGCTTGGAAAAAACGAAAGTTCCAGTTTTTGGATGAGCGTTTTAACTGACATAAAAGCACGTGGCGTAGAAGATATACTGATCACTGCAACGGATAATCTCAATGGATTTACCCAAACTATTCGCAGTGTTTTCCCACAATCTCAAACTCAGATCTGCGTGGTGCATCAGATTAGAAATGCTTGTAAATACGTAGTTTGGAAGGACAGAAAAGCCTTTACTTCCGACATGAAACACATTTACAACGCTCCCACCAAGCAAGCCGCAGAAGCCGCCTTAAATGATTTTGCAGAAAAATGGGAATCTAAATATTCGTATGCCATCAAATCCTGGAGAGATAATTGGGATGAATTAACGGTATTTTTCGAATTTCCGGTGGAAATCCGTAAAATCATTTACACCACCAATTTAATAGAAAATCTCAACGGAAAAATAAGAAAATATACTAAAAATAAAATGTCTTTTCCTACTGATGATGCGGTTTTAAAGTCAGTTTTCCTTGCCTTAAGAGAAGCAACAAAAAAATGGACAATGCCGATTCGAGATTGGGGAATCGTATTAAATCAATTTATGCTTATATTTGAAGAAAGGCTCAAGTTATAAAAAACTCAAGTCTTAAACTTTTCAACTTACACACTTTGCGGGACAGTGTCGTTATTTAAAATATTGAATGATAAATTGACCTTTTTAATTGTTTTTACGAATGATTACAGCATATTAAACTTCTCCATCGCATTTATTTTCGTCTGATCTGCAATATCAATATAGGGTTTCATTGCAGAATAATCGCTGTGACCTGTCCATTTCATGACAACCTGTGGTGGAATTCCCAATGATAATGCATTGCAAATAAAAGTTCTTCTACCGGCATGAGAACTCATGAGTGCATACTTTGGAAAAACTTCATCATATCTCTGATTTCCCTTATAATAAGTTTCTCTTACAGGTTCATCAATTTTTGCTAATTCCATTAATTCTCGTAGATATTCATTCATTCTTTGATTGCTAATTACTGGCAATGCTTTATAATTGTCAAATTGTGAATCTTTATATTTATTTAAGAGTGCTTTGCTGTGATCATTC
This DNA window, taken from Kaistella carnis, encodes the following:
- a CDS encoding IS256 family transposase, whose amino-acid sequence is MIDKEELLNNKDFYKSFKSGEDLTSFFKTMHKRAVEHMLEAELDDHLDTEKHQKTKDGNYRNGHQTKKIKTSFGEDEIKVPRDRESTFEPALVPKRHNIIEGLENVIISFYAKGMSVSDIEDQIKEMYDFDVSTSTISRITNAVSSEIVAWQNRPLEDLYLIVWMDGIVFKVRENSKVINKTIYLAVGLRRDGRKEVLGMWLGKNESSSFWMSVLTDIKARGVEDILITATDNLNGFTQTIRSVFPQSQTQICVVHQIRNACKYVVWKDRKAFTSDMKHIYNAPTKQAAEAALNDFAEKWESKYSYAIKSWRDNWDELTVFFEFPVEIRKIIYTTNLIENLNGKIRKYTKNKMSFPTDDAVLKSVFLALREATKKWTMPIRDWGIVLNQFMLIFEERLKL
- a CDS encoding heavy metal translocating P-type ATPase, coding for MAKKKLNLRDIGTEKHAGEHSHDAGHNHDNTDKTTLQMFLPAIISFTLLIIAIALDNWITQNWFNGWVRIAWYVAAYIPVGLPVLRDAFDSIRKSDFFSEFLLMSIATIGAFAIGEYPEGVAVMLFYAVGEVFQTLAVQRAKSDIKTLLDQRPDEVTVLKDNQATTVKAESVEIGDIIQLKSGEKLGLDGELISEKGSFNTAALTGESKPDSKTKGETVLAGMINLNTVVEVKVTTAYKDSKLSKILELVQNATSQKAPTELFIRKFAKIYTPIVVLLAVLITIVPMFFVQDYTFSKWLYRALVFLVISCPCALVISIPLGYFGGIGAASKNGILFKGSNFLDVIATIKNVVMDKTGTMTEGVFKVQEVIIHPDFDEKTILAMVNKLESQSTHPVATAIHNFVGELDSKIAFENVEEISGHGLKANVNGKELLVGNFKLLDKFSIKYDLDPSSIVYTTIAIAYDNKFAGYLTIADSIKEDAQEAVTKLHNLNVKVTMLSGDKTNVVELVAKELGIDTAFGDLLPEDKVEKLKAIKSKGESVAFVGDGVNDAPVVALSDVGIAMGGLGSDATIETADVVIQDDKPSKIAMAINIGKQTKKIVWQNIILAFAVKAVVLVLGAGGLATMWEAVFADVGVALLAILNAVRIQKMKF
- a CDS encoding ZIP family metal transporter; the protein is MISIYLYALIPVVSILLGGITGLFKKPNAGFRSSVLHFAGGVVFSVVAVELLPDIIKNHRPIEVGIGFGLGIATMLAVKYFSEKFQKNAEKSAVKNSLPMGLLVALAIDLLIDGVLLGVGFAAGSTEGILLSIALALEIFSLGLAVVLACMDLNFSKQKSLTILLVLGACFFVGAVLGITLLAGLSQEWLELVLSFGLAALLFLVTEELLKEAHEEKETLLQTSMFFVGFLIFLLVGMVV
- a CDS encoding efflux RND transporter periplasmic adaptor subunit, translating into MNKSKYIYILVLGFLLSACNSDKKEETAVTANIEVPHDANSVEFSEAQYKSVGMELGNITNTNLSNYIKASGAIEVPPQNLTSITSSFGGHVKSMNVIEGKYIGKGTVVATIENPEFLQIQQDYMESNSQMSYLRQDLTRQKELVKENIAARKSLQRAQSEYNSMSARVAGLRARLQVANINPASVARGNISSRANIYAPQSGYVTKVYTNIGKYVGTNEVVADIANTGNMMVKVQVFEKDVAKIKVGQIIRFQATGDAEEKTAKVYLIGKDIHGDRTVDVLARIQNVSQNLLPGMFVNAIIELGSVETPALPDAAIVGSGGKNFIFILEKTLEKTKDKDGKEKEKQYIFRKVEVQTGVSENGFTAVTLPAKFNESDKVVLKGAYDLLSKMNNMEEEE